The Acidobacteriota bacterium region CACCACGTCATGCACCCTCATCCCACCACCCCCGTAATCTACATGCCCCCCCACCGGACGGCGGCCCCCTCCCCGGAAACCGGGATCTCGACCCCCTCGGCTTCGGCCCAGCTGCGGGCGACCGAGGCCAGGCGCGCGTTCCCGCTCTCCACGAGCACCCGCGCGATCCCGGGATCGCCCCTGGCCTGGAGAATGCCCTCGAGTTCGCCGATGGCGGCTTCATCCCCGATCCCGACCAGGGCGCAGACGGCCCACTCGAGCTGCCGGCGGCTCCCGTCCCGCGCATCGGCGCGGAGGACGGCCAGGGTTTCCTCCCGGTTCTGAAGCACGGCGTCCCGGTCCCTCACCGCGACATTGTAGCGCACCCTCTCCCCGGGCGTAACCGGCTCCCAGCCGAGGTCCGCGAGCGCCTCCGCGGCCGCCGGGCCGGCCCTCCAGTCCCGGAGCGCCTCGACCAGCGCCGGGACCGCCCCGCTTCCCAGGTTCCGGAGCGCGAGCGCCGCGCCGTTCCGCACGTAGCTGTCCCGGTCGCCGAGCGCCTCCGTCAGGGGCCCGGCCGCATCCGGGTGCCCCAGGTCTCCCAGCGCCATGGCCGCGGTGCGGCGCACGAAGATGTCGGAATCCCCGAGCAGGGCGGCGAGCGGGTCCAGGGCCTTCGGATCCCGCAACCGCCCCAGGGCCTCGGCGGCGGAGCGCCGCACCCGGTCGCTCTCGTCCCCGAGCGCCCGGATCAGGCTGTCGACCGCTTCCGCGTCTCCCAGGTCCGCCAGGGCGCTCGCGGCAAAGGCGCGCACGAAGTAGTCGGAATCGCCGAGCAGCCGGATGAGGGGCTCGACCGCCGCCGGGTCCCCCGATTTTCCCAGGCCGACCACCGCCCGGTGCCTCTCGTAGGAATCCCTGCTCTCGAGCTGCGAGAGCATCCCCGCGATCCCCGATTTCCCGCCGGCTTCATCCGG contains the following coding sequences:
- a CDS encoding HEAT repeat domain-containing protein translates to MSRRKYRSGRGFRPGAIGFGVICLGLALLPAFPDEAGGKSGIAGMLSQLESRDSYERHRAVVGLGKSGDPAAVEPLIRLLGDSDYFVRAFAASALADLGDAEAVDSLIRALGDESDRVRRSAAEALGRLRDPKALDPLAALLGDSDIFVRRTAAMALGDLGHPDAAGPLTEALGDRDSYVRNGAALALRNLGSGAVPALVEALRDWRAGPAAAEALADLGWEPVTPGERVRYNVAVRDRDAVLQNREETLAVLRADARDGSRRQLEWAVCALVGIGDEAAIGELEGILQARGDPGIARVLVESGNARLASVARSWAEAEGVEIPVSGEGAAVRWGGM